In a single window of the Coprothermobacter proteolyticus DSM 5265 genome:
- a CDS encoding LytB protein, whose amino-acid sequence MKVCKKELHLAFPQGPCFGVKRSIELCRKILEKHGTVFAVHPLVHNEIVMADLAKHGLILEEDVEKIPSNSWVVLSAHGTPKDVLERLKEKNCKVVDAVCPLVLFVHKKALEAVKNFGKVNIVGDSQHQEIRALTSELPEGSYVLCGPEGKLADKRFPVVFQSTTDPIILHELDAEGYRIMDTICTATKGRQQANAQLIENCDALIILGSSTSANSRHLAAKASASGKPVLLTLDLDEAASFALNYDIVGIIAGASTPLDLVYQAYDRIITAYEKVCNNWSS is encoded by the coding sequence ATGAAAGTATGTAAAAAGGAACTTCATTTGGCTTTCCCGCAAGGTCCCTGTTTCGGAGTAAAAAGGAGCATCGAGCTTTGTCGCAAGATCTTGGAAAAGCACGGAACTGTTTTTGCTGTTCACCCTTTGGTTCACAACGAAATTGTCATGGCTGACCTTGCAAAGCATGGGTTGATTCTGGAGGAAGACGTAGAGAAGATTCCTTCTAATTCCTGGGTAGTGCTATCAGCCCATGGTACGCCAAAGGATGTTTTGGAACGTCTGAAGGAGAAGAACTGTAAAGTAGTAGATGCCGTTTGCCCTTTGGTTCTTTTTGTGCACAAGAAAGCGTTGGAAGCAGTTAAGAACTTCGGTAAGGTCAACATAGTTGGTGATTCACAGCATCAGGAGATAAGAGCATTGACTTCGGAGCTTCCGGAAGGCTCGTATGTACTTTGCGGACCAGAAGGTAAGCTGGCGGACAAGCGTTTCCCTGTAGTGTTTCAAAGCACCACAGATCCAATTATTTTGCACGAGTTAGACGCTGAAGGTTACCGCATTATGGACACCATTTGTACTGCTACCAAGGGACGTCAACAAGCAAATGCTCAGCTTATTGAAAATTGTGATGCTCTGATAATCCTGGGTTCTTCTACTAGTGCCAACAGCAGGCACCTGGCTGCAAAAGCCTCAGCATCTGGTAAGCCAGTACTCCTCACGCTTGATCTAGATGAGGCAGCGTCTTTTGCCCTGAACTATGATATCGTTGGGATCATAGCAGGGGCTTCAACACCACTAGATCTGGTCTACCAAGCCTATGATAGAATAATTACCGCATATGAAAAGGTTTGTAATAATTGGAGCTCCTAA
- the murC gene encoding UDP-N-acetylmuramate--L-alanine ligase, with protein MVQWQGRYHFMAVGGMGMSALAKILAQRGISVSGCDVQPHFMTKADLSACGVTLFTGHDPKHLQDADFVVYSSAIKPDNEEFRAALDEHIPVLHRSEILADLLDEGLSVAVTGTHGKSSTTGFIAQGLELLGFDPTFIGGAVVNPLGGNAKLGSGPVIGEVDESDGSLVRIPASVKVVLNLDDDHLPFYGTMENLAATVHRFILGRPHNSIAVLNYNDPLLRGMDYSSRRVHWCGFGSPDIRIDALELEGVNPKISVCYEGKQFTILNDEIFGKHNGLNLAMAFSVLVAMGINPNSAAKVLEEVQTPRRRQQILGSVNGTSVMVDIALHPTELKALREVFESSKRRVLLIFQPHRYSRYKLLFKDFVEELSLWSDVVITEIYPSDEPVEDTSSYPLYEEIGSRNKFFYSDKEKLFQDLPNIMNGYDIVLFAGLGSIGNWAEEFYTENSTKS; from the coding sequence ATGGTACAGTGGCAGGGAAGATATCACTTCATGGCTGTAGGGGGCATGGGCATGAGTGCCCTTGCTAAAATCTTAGCTCAAAGAGGCATTTCTGTTTCGGGCTGCGACGTGCAACCTCACTTTATGACAAAAGCAGATTTATCAGCGTGTGGTGTAACTTTGTTTACAGGACATGACCCAAAGCATCTTCAAGATGCAGATTTTGTTGTCTATTCCTCAGCTATTAAACCGGACAATGAGGAGTTTAGAGCTGCTTTGGATGAACACATTCCTGTTCTGCACCGCTCAGAGATTCTAGCAGATCTTCTGGACGAAGGTTTATCGGTAGCAGTAACAGGTACTCACGGTAAATCGTCGACTACGGGATTCATAGCGCAGGGGCTGGAACTTTTGGGTTTTGATCCAACTTTCATAGGAGGCGCCGTGGTAAACCCTTTAGGTGGAAATGCAAAACTGGGGAGCGGACCTGTCATAGGAGAAGTAGACGAAAGTGATGGTAGCCTAGTAAGGATTCCTGCATCGGTGAAAGTCGTTCTAAACTTGGATGACGATCACCTACCTTTCTATGGAACGATGGAGAACTTGGCTGCTACGGTGCACCGCTTCATATTGGGTCGCCCTCACAACAGTATTGCTGTGTTGAACTACAACGATCCCTTGCTCAGGGGAATGGATTACTCTTCAAGGCGTGTGCACTGGTGTGGTTTTGGTTCGCCGGATATACGCATTGATGCGCTTGAGCTTGAAGGCGTGAACCCTAAGATAAGTGTTTGTTATGAAGGGAAGCAATTCACTATTTTAAACGATGAAATTTTCGGTAAACATAATGGATTGAATTTAGCCATGGCTTTCTCTGTGCTTGTTGCCATGGGGATAAATCCAAACTCCGCCGCGAAGGTTTTGGAGGAAGTTCAAACTCCGCGCAGAAGACAGCAGATTCTGGGCAGCGTAAATGGAACATCGGTTATGGTGGACATTGCTTTGCATCCAACAGAACTAAAAGCTCTTCGTGAAGTGTTTGAATCGAGTAAGCGGCGGGTTCTACTTATTTTTCAGCCTCACCGTTATAGTAGATACAAGCTCCTGTTTAAGGACTTTGTGGAAGAGCTTTCCCTGTGGAGCGATGTGGTTATCACAGAAATATATCCATCAGATGAACCTGTTGAAGACACCAGTAGTTATCCGTTATATGAAGAAATAGGTAGTAGGAACAAGTTCTTCTATTCAGACAAAGAGAAGTTATTCCAAGATCTGCCTAACATCATGAACGGCTATGATATTGTGCTCTTTGCCGGTTTGGGAAGTATCGGTAATTGGGCGGAAGAGTTCTATACAGAAAACTCCACAAAAAGCTAG
- the cmk gene encoding (d)CMP kinase: protein MIIAIDGLAGSGKTTAGKGLAKAIGFRFISSGQLYRFKALEPDVDLLEAIKEHKLKIEWDIEWEGKGISAELQREEIGSRASEIALLREVRDEVNNVLRFVAEGGNYVIEGRDIGTVVFPEAGVKFFLTAEEGVRARRRAEQVGEEVNIAERDERDKKREIAPAKAAEDAIIIDNSYQSVEETIKEMEGRLPKDEFDFQRFLQYVLGPPVRGLFRIEVVKSHPLKYGRWILTPNHVSGWDPICLAAKVPRPLHFMAKAELKHSLGPLLSLLDISPIARNKPDVRAIRTVRHFLYGEKLVVMYPEGHRHRDGTVGEFRNGAFYFVRKKMAPVIPVVIKGLENLSFNTFWNRHVRIAFLDPIYPVDVIGMKEEEIARMVREQISECYNSL, encoded by the coding sequence ATGATCATAGCCATAGATGGACTAGCAGGTAGTGGGAAGACCACAGCTGGCAAAGGATTAGCCAAAGCCATTGGATTTCGGTTCATCAGTTCTGGGCAGTTATACCGATTCAAGGCATTAGAGCCTGATGTGGACCTTTTAGAAGCTATAAAGGAGCACAAGCTGAAAATTGAGTGGGACATAGAATGGGAAGGTAAAGGCATATCGGCGGAGCTACAGCGAGAAGAGATAGGCAGCAGAGCATCAGAAATAGCGTTATTGAGAGAGGTTAGGGATGAAGTAAACAACGTACTAAGGTTTGTAGCCGAAGGCGGGAACTATGTCATAGAAGGCAGAGACATAGGCACAGTAGTATTTCCCGAAGCTGGAGTGAAGTTTTTCCTAACAGCAGAAGAAGGGGTTAGGGCGAGGCGTAGAGCAGAGCAAGTAGGAGAAGAAGTAAACATAGCAGAGAGGGACGAAAGGGACAAGAAGAGGGAGATAGCGCCAGCCAAGGCAGCTGAGGATGCCATAATCATTGATAACAGTTATCAGAGTGTAGAAGAGACGATAAAGGAGATGGAGGGGCGCTTACCTAAGGACGAATTCGACTTTCAACGTTTTTTGCAATACGTACTAGGTCCACCGGTAAGAGGGCTATTTCGTATAGAGGTAGTAAAAAGTCATCCTTTGAAGTATGGTCGCTGGATACTCACACCTAATCATGTTAGTGGGTGGGATCCTATCTGCTTAGCAGCAAAAGTACCTCGGCCTCTGCATTTCATGGCAAAAGCCGAGCTCAAGCACTCCTTAGGACCTCTTCTTTCGCTATTGGATATAAGCCCCATTGCTAGGAACAAACCTGACGTCAGAGCCATAAGAACTGTTCGGCATTTCTTATACGGCGAAAAGCTGGTAGTTATGTACCCTGAAGGTCATCGCCACCGAGACGGAACTGTGGGCGAGTTTAGGAATGGAGCTTTCTACTTCGTTCGCAAGAAAATGGCACCCGTGATTCCCGTTGTCATTAAAGGGTTGGAAAACCTCAGTTTCAATACCTTTTGGAACCGCCATGTAAGAATAGCTTTCTTGGATCCCATTTACCCTGTGGATGTAATCGGCATGAAAGAAGAGGAAATAGCCAGAATGGTGCGCGAACAGATTTCGGAGTGCTACAACAGCTTATGA
- a CDS encoding 5'-nucleotidase C-terminal domain-containing protein, giving the protein MLDLDGKLLKRYLSLVLVLAMVVGFALPVNVGAQETVKITVLETSDVHGHILAYDYGKDKEDQSFGLSKVATYVNKVRTENPNTILVDNGDYLQGTPLVENYLTATLNPMAAAMNYLKYDAVVLGNHEFNFGMEALKKFVESLSVPVISANVVKAGTEEPYFKPYVVIERSGVKIGILGLTSLVVKKVEKPANLEGVDLIDPVETAKKYVNILKNEEKVDVVILAGHSGLEYDPETKTYSTREYPENFIFNVVDKVPGIDAVLSGHDHNEFAKVITTSSGAKIPVVQPSSWAKAVGRIDLTLVKENGAWKVSEAVPTTVKMKDYEEDKELVALMQKEHEEVLQFIRTPIGEFSEDFPVLDPLTARMSDNAYFDIQLKAMEWAAGTDIAVQAILPTTPPTFTKGPITIKDVNALYIYANTLYKVKVTGQMIKDLLENSAKYFVYGYDPLNGATLSSDPNFRAYNFDGVSGVSYQIDVTKPVGERVVNLTYKGEPLKMDDWYVIAINNHRFESLRDTVFKGAEKLWESDIDIAEYIVNYIKEQKTIAPETDHNWSITPTYLLYNAPALVNDYATLDETKTLYAGYQGPSVSLTRGSAACFFTPVYITATPSGEIPEFKDLDPNANSCVKPLLQTGLYVGYGDDTVRLEEGLTREQSVVVALRGMKAAETLPNADEANSILANYPDAEEVSSWARPYVAAALKYGWLKTRDGKIAPKDRITESELVYMLHWSRFPNVRMLSINDFHGNISTFYNDSNLKATVGGYETIAWYVNKYRAENPLYTYFFDAGDLMQGTPTSTILHGEPLIALHNAIGADAMTIGNHEFDWGLDVLKERIEQAKFPIVSGNIFDKETGEPVDFAKPYAVLEKGFLSVGVVGFTTPESSITAHPSIVGGLEFKSASSIQPYITELKDKTDLVVVLAHDSAYQDSKTGSITGPSVVDIASYKPDALITGHSHTQVAGFIDGVPTVQAWYNGRRIGGIGLLYDALEGETLMKTATLIAPKVTSETTVPAVAEIIATYDEKVGPVFSTEIGYTEKGLTRNYYGESNLGDFTSDIILQAASKAIDAVVDAAFQNAGGIRIDIPTGTITVGTIWQLMPFDNTVVVMDLKGADIKALLERSCLKEGESDANGASKGQLQPSGIRWTCDMSKPIGERVTAVSFENGKEFSLDATYKVATNDFLATGGDGFAAFKNGTNVTNTFVLVRDAIIEAIKQMTEEGKTIDYEVVGRITIIP; this is encoded by the coding sequence GTGTTAGACTTGGATGGAAAGCTTCTAAAAAGGTATTTGTCCCTAGTTTTAGTCCTCGCTATGGTAGTTGGTTTTGCTCTTCCAGTAAATGTCGGTGCACAGGAGACAGTAAAAATCACAGTACTAGAGACTTCAGATGTCCACGGTCATATTCTGGCTTATGACTACGGTAAGGACAAAGAGGATCAAAGTTTTGGTCTATCTAAGGTTGCCACTTATGTTAATAAAGTGCGCACGGAAAACCCCAACACGATTCTTGTAGACAACGGTGATTATTTACAGGGCACACCGCTAGTTGAAAACTATCTTACAGCTACTCTAAATCCCATGGCTGCAGCTATGAATTACCTGAAGTACGACGCAGTGGTTTTAGGAAATCACGAGTTTAATTTTGGTATGGAGGCTCTAAAGAAGTTTGTAGAATCTCTTTCCGTACCAGTCATTTCTGCGAACGTGGTAAAAGCTGGAACTGAGGAGCCATATTTCAAACCGTATGTGGTCATTGAACGTTCCGGTGTAAAGATCGGAATTCTTGGTCTTACCAGCTTAGTGGTTAAGAAGGTGGAAAAACCAGCGAACTTGGAAGGTGTGGATCTAATTGATCCCGTTGAGACGGCTAAGAAGTACGTAAACATCCTCAAAAATGAAGAAAAGGTAGATGTAGTGATTTTAGCCGGTCACTCCGGACTGGAATACGATCCAGAGACCAAGACCTACAGCACTCGCGAGTACCCTGAGAACTTCATTTTCAACGTTGTAGACAAGGTTCCAGGTATTGATGCTGTTCTTTCAGGACACGATCACAATGAATTTGCGAAAGTAATTACCACATCTTCTGGAGCAAAAATCCCTGTTGTTCAGCCAAGCTCTTGGGCGAAAGCTGTTGGTCGAATTGACCTTACCTTAGTTAAGGAAAACGGTGCATGGAAAGTTTCCGAGGCAGTTCCCACAACAGTTAAGATGAAGGATTATGAAGAAGACAAAGAACTTGTTGCTCTGATGCAAAAGGAGCACGAAGAAGTTCTCCAATTCATTCGGACTCCCATCGGAGAATTTAGTGAAGATTTCCCTGTCTTAGATCCGTTGACAGCTCGTATGTCTGATAATGCATACTTTGATATCCAGCTAAAAGCCATGGAATGGGCTGCCGGTACTGACATTGCCGTACAGGCCATACTCCCTACAACGCCGCCTACATTTACTAAGGGCCCCATCACAATCAAAGATGTAAACGCATTGTACATTTATGCCAACACGCTTTACAAGGTAAAAGTAACAGGTCAAATGATTAAAGATTTATTGGAGAATTCAGCAAAGTATTTTGTTTATGGCTATGATCCGTTAAACGGTGCAACCTTAAGCTCTGATCCGAATTTCCGTGCCTACAATTTTGATGGTGTATCGGGCGTCAGTTACCAAATAGATGTAACGAAACCTGTGGGAGAAAGAGTGGTTAACCTGACTTACAAGGGAGAACCACTGAAAATGGACGATTGGTATGTGATCGCCATTAACAACCACAGGTTTGAATCGCTACGCGACACTGTATTCAAAGGTGCCGAAAAGCTTTGGGAAAGTGACATTGATATTGCTGAGTACATCGTAAACTATATAAAAGAACAGAAGACCATTGCCCCTGAGACCGATCACAACTGGTCTATAACCCCAACTTATCTCTTATACAATGCTCCTGCTTTGGTAAACGATTATGCTACCTTGGACGAAACTAAGACTCTGTATGCAGGATATCAAGGGCCTTCTGTTAGCCTGACCAGAGGAAGCGCTGCTTGCTTCTTCACACCCGTTTACATTACCGCAACCCCTAGCGGGGAGATACCAGAGTTTAAGGATCTTGACCCTAATGCAAACAGCTGCGTGAAGCCTTTGTTGCAGACGGGACTTTACGTTGGATATGGTGATGACACTGTAAGATTAGAAGAAGGTTTGACCAGAGAACAGTCCGTTGTGGTTGCATTAAGAGGAATGAAAGCAGCAGAAACACTGCCAAATGCTGATGAGGCCAACAGCATTCTAGCCAACTATCCAGACGCTGAGGAGGTCTCCTCTTGGGCACGACCCTATGTAGCGGCTGCGTTGAAGTACGGTTGGCTCAAGACAAGGGATGGCAAAATTGCTCCCAAGGACAGAATTACTGAAAGCGAACTTGTTTACATGCTTCACTGGAGCCGCTTCCCCAATGTGCGCATGCTCAGTATCAACGATTTCCACGGCAACATAAGCACTTTCTATAATGACAGCAACCTGAAAGCTACGGTGGGCGGATACGAGACCATTGCTTGGTATGTGAACAAGTACAGGGCAGAGAACCCTCTTTATACATACTTCTTTGATGCTGGAGATTTGATGCAGGGTACTCCTACGTCAACCATACTTCACGGTGAGCCATTGATTGCACTGCACAACGCTATTGGCGCCGATGCTATGACCATTGGAAACCACGAGTTTGACTGGGGTCTGGATGTGCTAAAGGAACGCATAGAACAGGCTAAGTTCCCCATAGTTTCTGGAAACATTTTTGATAAAGAGACAGGAGAACCGGTGGACTTTGCAAAACCCTATGCAGTGCTTGAAAAAGGCTTTCTTAGTGTGGGCGTTGTTGGCTTCACTACACCGGAATCTTCCATAACAGCTCATCCGTCTATTGTGGGCGGGTTGGAATTTAAGAGCGCCAGCTCCATACAGCCCTACATAACCGAGCTGAAAGATAAAACTGATCTTGTTGTTGTTCTCGCTCACGATAGTGCCTATCAAGATTCCAAGACAGGTTCCATAACAGGCCCATCTGTTGTGGATATTGCAAGCTATAAACCAGATGCACTGATTACGGGACACAGCCATACCCAGGTTGCTGGATTCATTGATGGAGTACCCACGGTGCAAGCTTGGTACAATGGGCGTCGAATCGGCGGTATAGGGCTTCTTTACGATGCGCTGGAAGGCGAAACTCTGATGAAGACAGCAACTTTGATTGCTCCTAAGGTTACTTCAGAAACAACCGTTCCAGCCGTGGCAGAAATCATTGCAACATATGACGAAAAAGTAGGTCCAGTATTCAGCACTGAGATTGGGTACACTGAGAAGGGATTAACAAGGAACTACTACGGCGAATCCAATTTAGGTGACTTCACTTCCGACATCATACTGCAGGCTGCAAGCAAAGCCATCGATGCTGTTGTGGATGCAGCTTTCCAGAATGCAGGTGGTATTCGCATCGACATTCCAACAGGCACAATAACTGTGGGCACCATTTGGCAGCTGATGCCATTTGACAACACGGTTGTTGTGATGGATCTTAAAGGCGCAGACATTAAAGCTCTGCTCGAGAGATCTTGCCTGAAGGAAGGCGAATCTGATGCAAATGGAGCTAGCAAGGGTCAACTACAACCTTCCGGGATCAGGTGGACTTGTGACATGAGCAAGCCCATAGGCGAAAGAGTTACTGCGGTCTCCTTTGAAAATGGTAAAGAGTTTAGCTTGGATGCAACTTACAAAGTCGCAACGAATGATTTCTTGGCAACTGGTGGAGACGGGTTCGCGGCGTTTAAGAACGGTACAAACGTTACCAACACCTTTGTTCTAGTGCGTGATGCAATCATTGAAGCCATAAAGCAGATGACTGAAGAAGGAAAGACTATTGACTACGAAGTAGTCGGCAGAATAACAATAATTCCGTAA
- the cmk gene encoding (d)CMP kinase has product MIIAIDGLAGSGKTTAGKGLAKAIGFRFISSGQLYRFKALEPDVDLLEAIKEHKLKIEWDIEWEGKGISAELQREEIGSRASEIALLREVRDEVNNVLRFVAEGGNYVIEGRDIGTVVFPEAGVKFFLTAEEGVRARRRAEQVGEEVNIAERDERDKKREIAPAKAAEDAIIIDNSYQSVEETIKEMEGRLPKDEFDFQRFLQYVLGPPVRGLFRIEVVKSHPLKYGRWILTPNHTSAWDGVCLAAVLQRSAYYVAKVELRRILGPLLSILNAVTIVRDTPDLKAIKAIRALLTKEKIVVIYPESKIFTDGIMGPFKEGAFYFLRKRMAPVVPVVIKGLERITVNTFFTRHVRIAFLDPVYPIDVFGLRENDISDKVKKLMVNAYESM; this is encoded by the coding sequence ATGATCATAGCCATAGATGGACTAGCAGGTAGTGGGAAGACCACAGCTGGCAAAGGATTAGCCAAAGCCATTGGATTTCGGTTCATCAGTTCTGGGCAGTTATACCGATTCAAGGCATTAGAGCCTGATGTGGACCTTTTAGAAGCTATAAAGGAGCACAAGCTGAAAATTGAGTGGGACATAGAATGGGAAGGTAAAGGCATATCGGCGGAGCTACAGCGAGAAGAGATAGGCAGCAGAGCATCAGAAATAGCGTTATTGAGAGAGGTTAGGGATGAAGTAAACAACGTACTAAGGTTTGTAGCCGAAGGCGGGAACTATGTCATAGAAGGCAGAGACATAGGCACAGTAGTATTTCCCGAAGCTGGAGTGAAGTTTTTCCTAACAGCAGAAGAAGGGGTTAGGGCGAGGCGTAGAGCAGAGCAAGTAGGAGAAGAAGTAAACATAGCAGAGAGGGACGAAAGGGACAAGAAGAGGGAGATAGCGCCAGCCAAGGCAGCTGAGGATGCCATAATCATTGATAACAGTTATCAGAGTGTAGAAGAGACGATAAAGGAGATGGAGGGGCGCTTACCTAAGGACGAATTCGACTTTCAACGTTTTTTGCAATACGTACTAGGTCCACCGGTAAGAGGGCTATTTCGTATAGAGGTAGTAAAAAGTCATCCTTTGAAGTATGGTCGCTGGATACTCACACCTAATCATACAAGCGCTTGGGATGGAGTGTGCCTTGCAGCAGTCTTGCAAAGGTCGGCTTACTACGTAGCAAAAGTGGAGCTTCGGCGCATACTTGGGCCTTTGCTCTCTATTTTGAATGCTGTTACCATTGTCAGGGATACTCCAGACCTTAAGGCTATAAAGGCCATCCGTGCGTTGCTGACCAAAGAGAAGATCGTCGTTATTTACCCGGAGTCAAAGATTTTCACTGATGGTATTATGGGGCCTTTCAAAGAAGGTGCTTTTTATTTTCTTCGAAAAAGAATGGCGCCTGTCGTCCCTGTGGTCATAAAAGGCTTAGAGAGAATAACGGTGAATACATTTTTTACTCGGCATGTAAGAATAGCTTTCCTTGACCCCGTATACCCTATTGACGTATTTGGCCTTCGAGAAAATGACATATCTGATAAAGTTAAAAAGCTTATGGTGAACGCTTATGAAAGTATGTAA
- the der gene encoding ribosome biogenesis GTPase Der produces MKRFVIIGAPNVGKSSLFNRLVGGRKALTYDQPGVTRDYLSHICEWRGRYFELVDTGGLYRGEQDLESFWKRSLEIAQDADVVLFVVDASEHLSSVEYDIAQDLRKMGKEVIVVGNKMDLLPEGFNPDLYNLGFDKVQFVSATTGRNSGDLLDLMWKYLGEEDQDITKEDVEFRVSVIGRTNAGKSTLMNRLLGKERVLVSEMPGTTLDFITETINVKDMVVEVTDTPGLRKGDLRRLSVPEMLAVKRLENRLRKQQVLIHVIDASVGLTSLDESVIRIAEEEGIGYIAVLNKIDLAEDPRKAESILTEAFLDKFPWVDRKAVIAASAEENYNVDKVTDALHLARQDLGITFKPRELTELIKPLEEIITGYRFYFALQVSTLPSVVKVFANKAEMPSNIMTYFRRQLKKSMGIKTALPKVILEKS; encoded by the coding sequence ATGAAAAGGTTTGTAATAATTGGAGCTCCTAATGTGGGAAAATCTTCTCTTTTCAATCGCCTAGTGGGAGGGCGTAAAGCACTAACCTATGATCAGCCAGGTGTAACACGCGATTATCTTTCCCACATTTGTGAGTGGCGAGGCCGTTATTTTGAGCTTGTTGATACAGGCGGACTGTATCGAGGTGAGCAGGATTTAGAATCATTTTGGAAACGTTCCCTGGAAATAGCGCAGGATGCTGACGTAGTTTTGTTTGTTGTAGATGCTAGCGAGCACCTTAGCTCTGTGGAATACGACATTGCACAAGATCTAAGGAAAATGGGGAAAGAGGTCATAGTAGTAGGTAACAAAATGGACCTGTTGCCTGAAGGTTTTAATCCTGACCTTTATAATCTGGGTTTTGATAAAGTCCAATTTGTATCTGCTACAACTGGCCGCAACAGCGGGGACTTATTGGACCTAATGTGGAAATATCTAGGTGAGGAAGATCAAGACATAACTAAAGAAGATGTTGAGTTTAGAGTTTCGGTCATAGGTCGCACAAATGCAGGCAAATCGACGCTTATGAACAGACTCTTAGGCAAAGAACGCGTGCTAGTATCTGAAATGCCTGGTACAACCTTGGATTTCATCACAGAAACCATAAATGTGAAGGACATGGTTGTGGAAGTAACTGATACTCCGGGACTAAGAAAAGGAGACCTAAGACGGCTTTCTGTTCCAGAAATGCTGGCAGTGAAAAGATTGGAAAATCGATTACGCAAACAGCAGGTACTAATTCATGTTATAGACGCTTCTGTTGGACTCACATCTTTGGACGAAAGTGTCATAAGAATAGCAGAGGAAGAAGGAATTGGTTACATTGCAGTTCTGAACAAAATCGATCTTGCGGAAGATCCACGCAAAGCTGAGAGCATTCTCACCGAAGCATTCTTAGACAAGTTCCCGTGGGTTGATCGAAAAGCGGTGATCGCAGCATCGGCAGAAGAGAACTACAATGTGGATAAGGTGACTGATGCTTTGCATCTGGCAAGACAAGACCTCGGCATTACTTTTAAGCCTCGCGAGCTCACTGAGCTCATAAAGCCTTTGGAAGAAATCATTACCGGTTATCGTTTCTACTTTGCGCTGCAAGTATCCACTTTGCCTTCGGTGGTAAAAGTCTTTGCTAACAAAGCGGAAATGCCATCGAATATAATGACTTATTTTAGAAGACAGCTCAAGAAATCCATGGGGATAAAGACGGCTTTGCCAAAAGTTATATTGGAGAAATCCTAA